One Phycisphaerae bacterium RAS2 DNA window includes the following coding sequences:
- the cycA1 gene encoding Cytochrome c-554 precursor: protein MATYLASHGTRTMLGMGLVLGLCGAVLLGMQCPGAPTIPGVTDTDGDGIPDSEDNCPNAMNADQADADMDGIGDACEPPPPGSGNSGVTGKYVGSARCAQCHANIHNNWSATLHAKAYESLEAIGQQSNANCIGCHVVGFGEEGGFVDRATTNVLAGVGCEACHGPARDHAENASDETLRPPRNIASSLCGQCHTGEHHPNYDEWLTSGHATVVEGPATSFTAGTSLNTCGTCHSGDYRFLAIINNETVADNALAGVPREEMNAVTCAVCHNPHMRTGNAVDPGDGRDFQLRYPEVTSPTPTNTIEATTNAERFNICGQCHHERGRTWQSTSRGPHHSAQVNVYVGEMAMPPTTGDDPVVPLVPSRVSVHSFATEQCATCHMYREDFQSEEAPAIAGHSFQVSTKGCANTGCHPSSAAATAALATLQTEIQGKLDMVKVRLDSWGNWEYTSNGGPGSGGQAAIPDNVKKVRFLYHYILADGSKGIHNPDYVRDMLDECDDLLTGEGL, encoded by the coding sequence ATGGCGACGTACCTGGCTTCTCACGGAACCCGCACGATGCTCGGCATGGGGTTGGTCCTCGGACTTTGTGGCGCGGTCCTTCTGGGCATGCAGTGCCCCGGCGCGCCGACCATCCCGGGTGTCACCGACACGGATGGCGACGGCATTCCGGACAGTGAAGACAACTGCCCGAATGCGATGAACGCCGATCAGGCCGATGCCGATATGGACGGCATCGGTGACGCCTGCGAGCCGCCGCCTCCCGGATCGGGCAACTCCGGCGTGACCGGCAAGTACGTCGGCTCGGCCCGCTGCGCGCAGTGTCACGCGAACATTCACAACAACTGGTCCGCCACGCTGCACGCCAAGGCGTATGAGTCGCTTGAGGCAATCGGCCAGCAGAGCAACGCCAACTGCATCGGCTGCCACGTCGTCGGTTTCGGCGAGGAGGGCGGCTTTGTCGATCGCGCCACCACCAACGTGCTGGCCGGCGTCGGCTGCGAGGCCTGCCACGGGCCGGCGCGCGACCACGCGGAGAATGCCTCCGATGAAACGTTGCGACCACCCCGGAACATTGCGTCCTCGCTTTGCGGCCAGTGCCACACCGGCGAGCATCATCCGAATTACGATGAGTGGCTGACTTCAGGCCACGCGACGGTCGTCGAGGGTCCGGCGACGAGTTTCACGGCCGGCACGAGCCTGAACACTTGCGGCACGTGTCACTCCGGCGACTATCGCTTCCTGGCGATCATCAACAATGAGACGGTTGCCGACAACGCGCTGGCTGGCGTTCCGCGAGAAGAGATGAACGCGGTCACCTGCGCCGTCTGCCACAACCCGCACATGCGTACCGGCAATGCCGTGGACCCTGGCGACGGACGCGACTTCCAACTGCGATACCCCGAAGTCACCAGCCCGACCCCCACCAACACCATCGAGGCCACCACCAACGCCGAGCGGTTCAACATCTGCGGTCAGTGCCACCACGAGCGAGGTCGAACCTGGCAATCCACCTCGCGCGGGCCGCACCACAGCGCGCAGGTCAACGTCTACGTCGGTGAAATGGCCATGCCGCCGACGACCGGCGACGATCCGGTTGTGCCGCTCGTTCCCAGCCGCGTGTCCGTTCACTCGTTCGCCACCGAACAGTGCGCGACCTGTCACATGTATCGTGAGGACTTCCAAAGCGAGGAGGCTCCGGCCATCGCCGGGCACAGCTTCCAGGTCAGCACCAAGGGCTGCGCGAATACGGGTTGTCACCCATCGTCGGCTGCGGCGACTGCGGCACTGGCCACGCTCCAGACCGAAATCCAGGGCAAGCTGGACATGGTCAAGGTGCGGCTCGATTCCTGGGGCAACTGGGAATACACCTCCAACGGCGGACCCGGTTCCGGCG